One part of the Lapillicoccus jejuensis genome encodes these proteins:
- a CDS encoding inorganic phosphate transporter: protein MEYVTTATVILALVVVTALAFDFTNGFHDTGNAMATSIATGALKPKVAVALSGVLNLVGAFLSVEVALTVTNAVINIQDKSGLPKAEFTADGGYALLLIVLCGLVGGIVWNLLTWLLGLPSSSSHALFGGLIGAAIAALGFSGVHWVGTGNKLDGVVGKVILPALVSPVIAGLVAAVGTWLVFQATKGVAQRFTDNGFRWGQIGSASLVSLAHGTNDAQKTMGVITLALIGTGHWSDTKNIPFWVKAACALAIALGTYIGGWRVIRTLGKGLVEISPPQGMAAEASSAAVILASSHLGFALSTTHVATGSILGTGVGKRGAEVRWGVAGRMVAAWLITLPAAAVVGAVMWWVGHAIGGLAGALVVFVILVGMAGYMYARSRKQPVHAGNVNDEWSAPAEAEVRVKEMAA from the coding sequence ATGGAGTACGTGACCACTGCCACCGTCATCCTCGCGCTCGTCGTGGTGACGGCCCTCGCCTTCGACTTCACCAACGGCTTCCACGACACCGGGAACGCCATGGCCACGTCGATCGCCACCGGGGCCCTCAAGCCGAAGGTCGCCGTGGCGCTCTCCGGCGTCCTCAACCTCGTCGGCGCGTTCCTGTCCGTCGAGGTGGCGCTCACCGTCACCAACGCGGTCATCAACATCCAGGACAAGTCGGGCCTGCCCAAGGCGGAGTTCACCGCTGACGGCGGGTACGCGCTCCTGCTCATCGTGCTGTGCGGCCTCGTCGGCGGGATCGTGTGGAACCTGCTGACCTGGCTGCTCGGGCTGCCGTCGTCCTCGTCGCACGCGCTCTTCGGCGGCCTCATCGGCGCCGCCATCGCCGCCCTCGGGTTCTCGGGGGTGCACTGGGTCGGCACCGGCAACAAGCTCGACGGGGTCGTCGGCAAGGTCATCCTGCCCGCGCTCGTCTCACCGGTCATCGCCGGTCTGGTCGCCGCGGTCGGCACCTGGCTGGTGTTCCAGGCGACCAAGGGGGTCGCCCAGCGCTTCACCGACAACGGGTTCCGCTGGGGCCAGATCGGCTCCGCGTCGCTCGTCTCGCTCGCGCACGGCACCAACGACGCGCAGAAGACGATGGGCGTCATCACCCTCGCGCTCATCGGCACGGGCCACTGGAGCGACACGAAGAACATCCCGTTCTGGGTCAAGGCGGCCTGCGCCCTGGCCATCGCGCTCGGCACCTACATCGGCGGCTGGCGGGTCATCCGCACCCTCGGCAAGGGGCTGGTCGAGATCTCGCCGCCGCAGGGTATGGCCGCCGAGGCCTCGTCCGCGGCCGTCATCCTCGCCTCGAGCCACCTGGGCTTCGCCCTGTCGACGACCCACGTCGCGACCGGGTCGATCCTCGGCACCGGCGTCGGCAAGCGCGGGGCCGAGGTCCGCTGGGGCGTCGCCGGCCGGATGGTCGCCGCCTGGCTCATCACGCTGCCCGCGGCGGCCGTCGTCGGCGCGGTCATGTGGTGGGTGGGCCACGCCATCGGCGGGCTCGCCGGGGCGCTCGTGGTCTTCGTGATCCTCGTGGGGATGGCCGGCTACATGTACGCCCGGTCCCGCAAGCAGCCGGTCCACGCCGGCAACGTCAACGACGAGTGGTCGGCGCCGGCCGAGGCCGAGGTCCGCGTGAAGGAGATGGCCGCGTGA
- a CDS encoding cation acetate symporter: MRSPGAVVAVTLVCLVTLAVGAFGLRLSRTTSDFYVAGRSVSARWNASAISGEYLSAASFLGVAGLVFSLGADMLWFPVGYTVGYLVLLVLVAAPLRRSGAYTLPDFAELRLQSRGIRLLASVLVVGIGWLYLLPQFQGAGLALATVTGAPPYLGNVVVALVVLASVAAGGMRSITLVQAVQYWIKLTAIAVPAFVLMLVWARNGHPLPAAEGGWEGALAGFGAREHPTYATYSTLLALCLGTMGLPHVLVRFYTNPDGPSARRTTLIVIALLGAFYVVTPVYGVLGRVYVPTLPDGLRADAVTLLVPEAVSPGTLGALLSAVLAGGAFAAFLSTASGLTVSVAGVLDQDLLGARMRRTTGGDVPPARTFRLSAVVAVAVPAVASLVGVSTSLADTVGLAFAVAASTFCPLLILGVWWRRLSVTGAAAGLLTGGTLALAATVATVAGVASGRGWAGALLAQPAAWTMPTATLVMVLVSLATPGRVPPGTARTLVRLHVPEDVLAATRGRRADADEGGALSRR, translated from the coding sequence GTGAGGTCACCCGGCGCGGTCGTCGCCGTCACCCTCGTCTGCCTCGTCACCCTGGCCGTCGGCGCCTTCGGACTGCGGCTGTCGCGCACGACGAGCGACTTCTACGTCGCCGGCCGCAGCGTCTCCGCGCGCTGGAACGCCTCGGCGATCAGCGGCGAGTACCTCTCGGCCGCCTCGTTCCTCGGTGTCGCCGGCCTCGTCTTCTCGCTCGGCGCCGACATGCTGTGGTTCCCCGTCGGCTACACCGTCGGCTACCTCGTCCTGCTCGTCCTCGTGGCCGCCCCGCTGCGCCGCTCGGGCGCCTACACGCTGCCCGACTTCGCCGAGCTGCGGCTGCAGTCGCGCGGGATCCGGCTGCTCGCCTCCGTCCTCGTCGTCGGGATCGGCTGGCTCTACCTGCTGCCCCAGTTCCAGGGCGCCGGGCTCGCGCTGGCGACGGTGACCGGCGCGCCGCCGTACCTCGGCAACGTCGTCGTCGCCCTCGTCGTCCTCGCGAGCGTCGCCGCCGGCGGGATGCGCTCGATCACCCTCGTGCAGGCGGTGCAGTACTGGATCAAGCTCACCGCGATCGCCGTCCCCGCCTTCGTCCTGATGCTCGTCTGGGCGCGCAACGGGCACCCGCTGCCGGCCGCCGAGGGCGGCTGGGAGGGGGCCCTGGCCGGCTTCGGGGCCCGCGAGCACCCCACCTACGCGACGTACAGCACGCTGCTCGCGCTGTGCCTCGGGACGATGGGGCTGCCGCACGTGCTCGTCCGCTTCTACACCAACCCCGACGGCCCGTCGGCGCGCCGGACGACGCTCATCGTCATCGCGCTGCTCGGCGCCTTCTACGTCGTCACCCCGGTGTACGGCGTCCTCGGGCGGGTCTACGTCCCCACCCTCCCCGACGGCCTGCGCGCCGACGCCGTGACCCTGCTCGTCCCCGAGGCGGTGTCCCCCGGCACCCTCGGCGCGCTGCTGTCGGCCGTCCTCGCCGGCGGCGCGTTCGCCGCCTTCCTCTCCACCGCGTCCGGGCTGACCGTGTCGGTCGCGGGGGTGCTCGACCAGGACCTGCTCGGCGCGCGGATGCGCCGCACCACCGGGGGTGACGTGCCGCCGGCGCGCACCTTCCGGCTCTCCGCCGTCGTCGCCGTCGCCGTCCCGGCCGTGGCCAGCCTCGTCGGGGTCAGCACCAGCCTCGCGGACACGGTGGGCCTCGCCTTCGCCGTCGCGGCGTCGACGTTCTGCCCGCTGCTCATCCTCGGGGTGTGGTGGCGCCGGCTGTCGGTGACCGGCGCCGCCGCCGGTCTGCTCACCGGCGGCACCCTGGCGCTGGCCGCCACCGTCGCGACGGTCGCGGGCGTCGCGTCCGGGCGCGGGTGGGCCGGCGCGCTGCTCGCGCAGCCGGCGGCGTGGACGATGCCGACGGCGACGCTCGTCATGGTCCTCGTCTCGCTCGCCACCCCGGGCCGCGTGCCGCCGGGGACGGCCCGCACCCTCGTGCGGCTGCACGTCCCCGAGGACGTGCTCGCCGCCACCCGCGGCCGCCGGGCGGACGCCGACGAGGGCGGCGCGCTCAGCCGCCGGTGA
- a CDS encoding S8 family serine peptidase, with amino-acid sequence MPRPLPRRPRRRLALLATALVTTAATLVGATGAASATAGPAAPTAVQSSTPVPIDTPDGQLSAYVVLATQAGPADMATVRTAVRKAGGVVVQAWPQIGVVVAHSDRAAFRTQVVALGAGTVSGAQPTRTVAVSEGTPDGITTPWSSTAALAKAARVTKASPAGGAALAAAPVTDPRESEQWDMRMIKADKAHEITDGSPEVVVGVLDSGIDASHPDLAPNIDAADSVNCTDAGRPDTSATGWLPTTSLHGTHVAGTIAAARNGVGIVGVAPGVKLASVKVVNDDGFIYPEYAVCGFMWAGQHKLDVTNNSYYVDPFEFYCGDQPEQAVPMEAVRRAVAWSTSQGVVHAAAAGNSAVDLANKTTDAGSPDDGTPVERTLNPTCKDIPAELDGVATVSALSQVGTTLEGTLASYSNRGLGVIDVAAPGSRILSTVPGGGYALLSGTSMASPHVAGVLALLKSVHPTWSPAQLLATLDAQADAQACTATPGGPSCLGRTADNSYYGNGKVDANQAVRQ; translated from the coding sequence GTGCCCAGACCCCTGCCCCGCCGGCCCCGCCGGCGGCTCGCCCTGCTCGCCACCGCCCTCGTCACCACCGCCGCCACGCTCGTCGGGGCGACGGGCGCCGCGAGCGCCACCGCCGGACCGGCGGCGCCGACGGCCGTGCAGTCCTCGACCCCGGTGCCGATCGACACCCCCGACGGGCAGCTGTCGGCGTACGTCGTCCTCGCCACCCAGGCCGGCCCCGCCGACATGGCGACGGTGCGGACCGCCGTGCGCAAGGCCGGCGGCGTCGTCGTCCAGGCGTGGCCGCAGATCGGTGTCGTCGTCGCGCACTCCGACAGGGCCGCCTTCCGCACGCAGGTCGTCGCGCTGGGCGCCGGCACCGTCTCGGGCGCCCAGCCGACCCGCACGGTCGCCGTCTCCGAGGGCACCCCGGACGGCATCACCACGCCGTGGTCGTCGACCGCGGCGCTCGCGAAGGCGGCCCGGGTCACCAAGGCCTCCCCCGCGGGCGGTGCGGCCCTCGCCGCCGCCCCGGTCACCGACCCGCGCGAGTCGGAGCAGTGGGACATGCGGATGATCAAGGCCGACAAGGCCCACGAGATCACCGACGGGTCCCCCGAGGTCGTCGTCGGCGTCCTCGACAGCGGCATCGACGCCTCGCACCCGGACCTCGCGCCCAACATCGACGCCGCCGACTCGGTCAACTGCACCGACGCCGGCCGCCCGGACACCTCGGCCACCGGGTGGCTCCCGACGACGAGCCTGCACGGCACGCACGTCGCGGGGACCATCGCCGCCGCCCGCAACGGGGTCGGCATCGTCGGGGTCGCGCCCGGCGTCAAGCTCGCCTCGGTCAAGGTCGTCAACGACGACGGGTTCATCTACCCGGAGTACGCCGTGTGCGGCTTCATGTGGGCCGGCCAGCACAAGCTGGACGTCACCAACAACAGCTACTACGTCGACCCGTTCGAGTTCTACTGCGGCGACCAGCCGGAGCAGGCCGTCCCGATGGAGGCCGTGCGCCGCGCCGTCGCCTGGTCGACCTCGCAGGGCGTCGTCCACGCCGCGGCCGCCGGCAACTCGGCCGTCGACCTGGCGAACAAGACCACCGACGCCGGCAGCCCCGACGACGGCACCCCCGTCGAGCGCACCCTGAACCCGACGTGCAAGGACATCCCGGCCGAGCTCGACGGTGTCGCGACCGTCTCGGCGCTGTCCCAGGTCGGCACCACCCTCGAGGGCACGCTCGCGTCGTACTCCAACCGCGGGCTCGGCGTCATCGACGTCGCCGCCCCGGGCTCGCGCATCCTCTCGACCGTGCCGGGCGGCGGGTACGCCCTGCTCAGCGGCACCTCGATGGCCTCACCGCACGTCGCCGGCGTCCTCGCGCTGCTCAAGTCCGTGCACCCGACGTGGTCGCCGGCGCAGCTGCTCGCGACGCTCGACGCGCAGGCCGACGCCCAGGCGTGCACCGCCACGCCCGGCGGCCCGTCCTGCCTCGGCCGCACCGCCGACAACTCCTACTACGGCAACGGCAAGGTCGACGCCAACCAGGCCGTCCGGCAGTGA
- a CDS encoding lysophospholipid acyltransferase family protein, with protein sequence MRSSPGPSLSRRLDLPYRLVIALVRLVFLALGLRITVRGAEHLPATGPAVLASNHVGYLDFTFVGLAGRRRGRFVRFMAKQSVFEPPVVGPAMRAMGHVPVDRRPGTPGVPALRAADAWLRRGDVVGLFPEATISRSFTLKDMKPGAAFLAQRTGAPLVPVVVWGSQRVLTAGPRWMRRRGAAITVLVGEPLPVGPDESPYDVTARLGERLAQLLEEAMDGYPQAPRDAQDRWWVPAARGGSAPPRPVAAEQEQAAIARREARRAAKTSAGPRTGARPHSGLPRRRERWHSLHR encoded by the coding sequence ATGAGGTCGTCCCCCGGTCCGTCGCTCTCCCGCCGCCTCGACCTGCCCTACCGGCTCGTCATCGCGCTCGTCCGTCTCGTCTTCCTCGCCCTCGGCCTGCGGATCACCGTGCGCGGCGCCGAGCACCTGCCGGCCACCGGACCGGCCGTCCTGGCCAGCAACCACGTCGGCTACCTCGACTTCACCTTCGTCGGCCTCGCCGGGCGGCGGCGCGGCCGGTTCGTCCGCTTCATGGCCAAGCAGTCGGTCTTCGAGCCCCCGGTCGTCGGGCCGGCGATGCGCGCGATGGGGCACGTCCCCGTGGACCGGCGCCCCGGCACGCCCGGGGTGCCGGCGCTGCGCGCCGCCGACGCGTGGCTGCGCCGCGGCGACGTCGTCGGGCTGTTCCCCGAGGCGACGATCAGCCGGTCGTTCACGCTCAAGGACATGAAGCCCGGCGCCGCCTTCCTGGCCCAGCGCACGGGGGCGCCGCTCGTCCCCGTCGTCGTGTGGGGCAGCCAGCGGGTGCTCACCGCCGGGCCGCGGTGGATGCGGCGGCGCGGGGCCGCGATCACCGTCCTCGTCGGCGAGCCGCTCCCGGTCGGTCCCGACGAGTCGCCGTACGACGTCACGGCGCGGCTGGGGGAGCGCCTCGCGCAGCTGCTCGAGGAGGCGATGGACGGCTACCCGCAGGCGCCCCGCGACGCGCAGGACCGCTGGTGGGTGCCCGCGGCCCGGGGCGGGAGCGCCCCGCCGCGGCCGGTGGCCGCCGAGCAGGAGCAGGCGGCCATCGCGCGCCGCGAGGCGAGGCGCGCGGCGAAGACGTCCGCGGGACCCCGTACGGGCGCTCGTCCCCACTCGGGCCTGCCGCGGCGGCGCGAGAGGTGGCACTCGCTCCACCGGTGA
- a CDS encoding solute symporter family protein: MSALPVLAPAAEAVKVGNPTVNIVIFALFVVVTIGIVLRASRSNRTAADYYAGGRAFTGRQNGIAISGDYLSAASFLGITGAIAINGYDGFLYSIGFLVAWLVALLLVAELLRNTGRFTMADVLSFRLQQRPVRIAAAVSTLVVSLFYLLAQMAGAGGLVSLLLGISSTAGQNLIIVLVGVIMVGYVLIGGMKGTTWVQIIKATLLIVGTFVMAVWVLGKYGFNLSSVFQGAVDKAGGGAKGEALLNPMKQYGKTTTSKIDFISLSLALVLGTAGLPHVLMRFYTVPTSKEARKSVEWAIWVIGFFYLMTLVLGYGAGALVGAAEINAAPGKVNSAAPLLAYELGGTFLLGIIAAVAFATILAVVAGLTITASASFAHDIYGQVIKKGQVSADGEVRTARISALVIGAVAIVGGIFANGQNVAFLVALAFAIAASANLPTILYSLFWKRFNTTGALFSIYGGLAVSLVLIVFSPVVSGKKNPDGTSAAMIKDVGVDFHWFPLDNPGLVSIPLGFLLGWLGTVISREHNARKYAEMEVRALTGAGAEKETAAH, translated from the coding sequence ATGAGCGCCCTCCCCGTCCTCGCACCGGCCGCCGAGGCGGTCAAGGTCGGCAACCCGACCGTCAACATCGTCATCTTCGCGCTGTTCGTCGTCGTGACGATCGGCATCGTCCTGCGCGCCTCGCGCAGCAACCGGACCGCCGCGGACTACTACGCCGGCGGGCGCGCGTTCACCGGCCGGCAGAACGGCATCGCCATCTCCGGCGACTATCTGTCGGCGGCGTCGTTCCTCGGCATCACCGGCGCCATCGCCATCAACGGGTACGACGGGTTCCTCTACTCGATCGGCTTCCTCGTCGCCTGGCTCGTCGCCCTGCTGCTCGTCGCCGAGCTGCTGCGCAACACCGGACGCTTCACGATGGCCGACGTCCTCAGCTTCCGCCTCCAGCAGCGGCCGGTCCGGATCGCGGCGGCCGTCTCGACCCTCGTCGTCAGCCTCTTCTACCTGCTCGCGCAGATGGCCGGCGCCGGCGGTCTCGTCTCGCTCCTGCTCGGCATCAGCAGCACCGCGGGCCAGAACCTCATCATCGTGCTCGTCGGCGTCATCATGGTCGGCTACGTCCTCATCGGCGGGATGAAGGGCACGACCTGGGTGCAGATCATCAAGGCGACGCTGCTCATCGTCGGCACCTTCGTCATGGCCGTGTGGGTCCTCGGCAAGTACGGCTTCAACCTGTCCTCGGTCTTCCAGGGCGCGGTCGACAAGGCCGGCGGCGGCGCCAAGGGCGAGGCGCTGCTCAACCCGATGAAGCAGTACGGCAAGACGACGACGAGCAAGATCGACTTCATCTCGCTCTCGCTCGCGCTCGTCCTGGGCACCGCCGGCCTGCCGCACGTCCTCATGCGCTTCTACACCGTCCCGACCTCGAAGGAGGCGCGCAAGTCGGTGGAGTGGGCGATCTGGGTGATCGGCTTCTTCTACCTCATGACCCTCGTCCTCGGGTACGGCGCCGGCGCCCTCGTCGGGGCCGCCGAGATCAACGCGGCCCCCGGCAAGGTCAACTCGGCGGCGCCGCTGCTCGCCTACGAGCTCGGCGGGACGTTCCTGCTCGGCATCATCGCGGCGGTCGCCTTCGCGACGATCCTCGCGGTGGTCGCCGGCCTGACCATCACGGCGAGCGCGAGCTTCGCGCACGACATCTACGGCCAGGTCATCAAGAAGGGCCAGGTGTCCGCGGACGGCGAGGTCCGGACGGCGCGCATCTCCGCGCTCGTCATCGGCGCGGTCGCCATCGTCGGCGGCATCTTCGCCAACGGGCAGAACGTCGCCTTCCTCGTGGCCCTCGCCTTCGCCATCGCGGCGAGCGCGAACCTGCCGACGATCCTCTACTCGCTCTTCTGGAAGCGGTTCAACACGACCGGGGCGCTGTTCTCGATCTACGGCGGCCTGGCGGTCTCGCTCGTCCTCATCGTCTTCAGCCCCGTCGTGTCGGGCAAGAAGAACCCCGACGGCACGTCGGCGGCGATGATCAAGGACGTCGGGGTCGACTTCCACTGGTTCCCGCTCGACAACCCGGGCCTGGTCTCGATCCCGCTCGGCTTCCTGCTCGGGTGGCTCGGCACCGTCATCTCGCGCGAGCACAACGCCCGCAAGTACGCCGAGATGGAGGTGCGCGCGCTCACCGGGGCGGGCGCCGAGAAGGAGACGGCCGCGCACTAG
- a CDS encoding S53 family peptidase → MTTSPTSSTSTPDGERGRRLLPGSERPALDAPTRGLPDGAVAQATLVLRRHGDLPEGRRLEAAELGASYGAAPDDLALVTRVLEAHGVTVLEAHGPSRRVRVQAPVAVLEDVFATSLHGASVDGVDVRAREGALGVPAELADVVTAVLGLDDRPQARTRHVVAAAAAGGTSYTPVELAQVYGMPQADGTGQTIAIVELGGGFDQQDLSTYFSGLGLPTPSITAVGVDGAANAPGQDPQGADGEVLLDIEVAGGVAPRADLVVYFAPNTDAGFLDAVATATHATPTPVALSISWGQSEDQWTAQARTAMDQAFADAEALGVVVLTAAGDSGSADGAAGVHVDFPSASPHTVSCGGTSLTVQGGRVVSETVWDGGARGGATGGGVSDTFPLPSWQAGAGVGDRSGTTATGRGVPDVAAVADPATGYRVLVDGTPQVIGGTSAVAPLWAGLVARVAQLSRRRLGPVQPHLYAAARPGVTPAGLRDVTTGSNGAYDAAPGWDACTGLGVPAAGVDALLTGG, encoded by the coding sequence ATGACGACCTCCCCGACCTCGTCCACCTCGACCCCCGACGGGGAGCGCGGGCGGCGGCTGCTGCCGGGCAGCGAGCGCCCGGCCCTGGACGCCCCCACCCGCGGGCTGCCCGACGGCGCCGTGGCGCAGGCCACCCTCGTGCTGCGCCGCCACGGCGACCTGCCCGAGGGTCGGCGGCTGGAGGCCGCGGAGCTCGGGGCGTCGTACGGCGCCGCGCCCGACGACCTCGCGCTGGTCACCCGGGTGCTCGAGGCGCACGGCGTCACCGTGCTGGAGGCGCACGGGCCGTCGCGGCGCGTGCGCGTGCAGGCGCCGGTGGCCGTCCTCGAGGACGTGTTCGCGACGTCGCTGCACGGCGCCAGCGTGGACGGCGTGGACGTCCGGGCCCGGGAGGGGGCGCTCGGCGTCCCCGCCGAGCTGGCCGACGTCGTCACGGCCGTGCTCGGCCTCGACGACCGGCCGCAGGCCCGGACCCGCCACGTGGTCGCCGCGGCGGCGGCCGGCGGGACGTCGTACACCCCGGTGGAGCTGGCGCAGGTCTACGGGATGCCGCAGGCCGACGGCACCGGCCAGACCATCGCGATCGTCGAGCTGGGTGGGGGGTTCGACCAGCAGGACCTGAGCACCTACTTCTCAGGACTGGGTCTTCCGACGCCCTCGATCACCGCGGTCGGGGTCGACGGGGCCGCCAACGCGCCGGGGCAGGACCCGCAGGGCGCCGACGGCGAGGTGCTGCTCGACATCGAGGTCGCCGGGGGCGTGGCCCCGAGGGCCGACCTCGTCGTCTACTTCGCCCCCAACACCGACGCGGGGTTCCTCGACGCCGTGGCCACGGCGACGCACGCGACGCCGACGCCGGTGGCGCTGAGCATCAGCTGGGGGCAGAGCGAGGACCAGTGGACCGCGCAGGCGCGCACGGCGATGGACCAGGCCTTCGCCGACGCCGAGGCGCTGGGGGTCGTCGTGCTGACGGCCGCCGGCGACAGCGGCAGCGCGGACGGCGCCGCCGGCGTGCACGTCGACTTCCCGTCGGCCAGCCCGCACACCGTCTCGTGCGGCGGCACCTCGCTCACGGTCCAGGGCGGCCGGGTCGTCTCGGAGACGGTGTGGGACGGGGGCGCGCGGGGCGGCGCCACCGGGGGCGGCGTCTCGGACACCTTCCCGCTGCCGTCGTGGCAGGCCGGCGCCGGCGTCGGGGACCGGTCCGGCACGACCGCGACCGGCCGCGGGGTGCCGGACGTCGCCGCGGTCGCCGACCCGGCGACCGGCTACCGGGTCCTCGTCGACGGCACCCCGCAGGTCATCGGGGGCACCAGCGCCGTCGCGCCGCTGTGGGCAGGTCTCGTGGCACGGGTCGCCCAGCTCTCCAGGCGCCGGCTCGGGCCGGTCCAGCCGCACCTGTACGCCGCCGCGCGTCCCGGGGTCACGCCGGCGGGCCTGCGCGACGTGACGACCGGCTCCAACGGGGCGTACGACGCCGCGCCCGGCTGGGACGCCTGCACCGGCCTCGGGGTGCCGGCCGCCGGCGTCGACGCGCTGCTCACCGGCGGCTGA
- a CDS encoding IS110 family transposase, producing MVVVGADVHKRTHTFVAVDEVGRQAGQRTVEATTAGHAQALRWARERFPGQDLTWAVEDCRHLSARLERDLLSAGQKVVRVPPKMMAEQRRVARTRGKSDPIDALAVARAFLREPSLPVASHDEISREAKLLVDRREALVGTRTRTINSLLWRVHELDPAHAPKERSLDKAKHQQTLRAWLLTVRGIVAELALDELDDVIALTVRIKELQRRIGALARRHAPSLLAMPGCGELSAAKLLGESAGVTRFKSEAAFARHAGIAPIPVWSGSTAGRVRMTRSGNRQLNAAIHRIAITQARMPGTLGRAYYEKKLAEGKSKTEALRCLKRRLARVAFHHLTTDHHNRHHAALPAAA from the coding sequence ATGGTTGTTGTTGGCGCGGATGTGCACAAGCGCACGCACACGTTCGTCGCAGTCGACGAGGTCGGCCGCCAGGCCGGGCAGCGCACGGTCGAGGCCACCACCGCCGGGCACGCGCAGGCGTTGCGGTGGGCGCGGGAACGGTTCCCCGGTCAGGACCTGACCTGGGCGGTCGAGGACTGCCGGCACCTGTCGGCTCGGTTGGAGCGGGACCTGCTCAGCGCTGGTCAGAAGGTGGTGCGGGTGCCACCGAAGATGATGGCCGAGCAGCGTCGGGTGGCGCGGACCCGGGGCAAGTCCGACCCGATCGACGCGTTGGCCGTGGCGCGGGCGTTCCTGCGTGAGCCGTCGCTGCCGGTGGCCTCGCACGACGAGATCTCCCGCGAGGCCAAGCTGCTGGTCGACCGACGAGAGGCGTTGGTGGGTACCCGGACCCGCACGATCAACAGCCTGCTGTGGCGGGTGCACGAGCTGGACCCGGCCCACGCCCCGAAGGAGCGGTCGTTGGACAAGGCCAAGCACCAGCAGACGCTGCGGGCGTGGCTGCTCACGGTGCGCGGGATCGTGGCCGAGCTGGCGTTGGACGAGCTGGACGACGTCATCGCGCTGACCGTGCGGATCAAGGAGCTGCAGCGCCGGATCGGGGCCCTGGCCCGCCGGCACGCCCCGAGCCTGCTGGCGATGCCCGGGTGCGGGGAGCTGTCCGCGGCCAAGCTGCTGGGCGAGTCCGCCGGGGTCACCCGGTTCAAGAGCGAGGCCGCGTTCGCCCGCCACGCCGGTATCGCGCCCATCCCGGTGTGGTCCGGCAGCACCGCCGGCCGAGTGCGGATGACCCGCTCGGGCAACCGCCAGCTCAACGCCGCCATCCACCGCATCGCGATCACCCAGGCCCGCATGCCCGGCACACTCGGCCGGGCTTACTACGAGAAGAAGCTCGCCGAGGGCAAGTCGAAGACCGAGGCCCTGCGCTGCCTCAAACGCCGCCTGGCCCGCGTCGCCTTCCACCACCTGACCACCGACCACCACAACCGTCACCACGCTGCCCTCCCGGCAGCGGCTTGA
- a CDS encoding DUF3349 domain-containing protein: MALNDRLRGVLDWLVAGYPTGIPPKDYVPVLALLRRRLTEDEVRQVAEEIAAMRPEGTSTDIAVSISKITDALPSAGDLARVEARLNEAHGWPAEAS; encoded by the coding sequence ATGGCGCTGAACGACCGCCTGCGCGGCGTGCTGGACTGGCTCGTCGCCGGCTACCCGACAGGCATCCCGCCCAAGGACTACGTCCCCGTCCTCGCACTGCTGCGCCGCCGGCTCACCGAGGACGAGGTGCGTCAGGTCGCCGAGGAGATCGCGGCCATGCGACCCGAGGGGACGAGCACCGACATCGCCGTGAGCATCTCCAAGATCACCGACGCTCTGCCGTCGGCCGGCGACCTGGCCCGGGTCGAGGCCCGGCTCAACGAGGCCCACGGCTGGCCCGCCGAGGCCAGCTGA
- a CDS encoding DUF485 domain-containing protein, with protein MSNDALDRTGEPTAYEEVQASPEFAELRSTFRSFVFPLTAGFLVWYFLYVLCAAFAPGFMSTRLVGNINVGLVFGLLQFVSTFAITIRYVRWADREFDPAADALAARVERGGR; from the coding sequence GTGAGCAACGACGCTCTCGACCGCACCGGGGAGCCGACGGCCTACGAAGAGGTCCAGGCGTCCCCCGAGTTCGCGGAGCTGCGCAGCACGTTCCGGTCCTTCGTCTTCCCGCTCACCGCCGGGTTCCTCGTCTGGTACTTCCTCTACGTGCTCTGCGCCGCGTTCGCGCCGGGCTTCATGTCGACCAGGCTCGTCGGCAACATCAACGTCGGCCTCGTCTTCGGGCTGCTCCAGTTCGTCTCGACGTTCGCCATCACGATCCGCTACGTGCGCTGGGCCGACCGCGAGTTCGACCCCGCCGCCGACGCCCTCGCCGCCCGCGTCGAGAGGGGCGGTCGATGA